A genome region from Flavobacterium sp. CFS9 includes the following:
- a CDS encoding gamma-glutamylcyclotransferase family protein, translating into MEKLFSYGTLRSKEIQMRLFNKVLIGTRDQLHGHKLKSLQIEEEFGMADYVVVVPSAASTDPIHGVVFDVTNADLAKVDLFESNAYKRVQVILNSGTVAWIYIENK; encoded by the coding sequence ATGGAAAAGTTATTCTCTTACGGAACATTGCGATCAAAAGAAATTCAGATGCGCCTTTTTAATAAGGTGTTAATTGGAACCCGGGATCAGCTTCACGGTCACAAACTAAAAAGTCTGCAAATCGAAGAAGAGTTTGGAATGGCCGATTATGTTGTAGTCGTACCAAGCGCAGCCTCTACGGATCCTATACACGGTGTTGTTTTCGACGTCACAAATGCTGATTTAGCTAAAGTAGATCTATTCGAATCAAACGCCTATAAAAGAGTTCAGGTAATCTTGAATTCCGGAACAGTTGCCTGGATTTATATCGAAAACAAATAA